CAACCGGGTTCCGCATCAAAGGCATCAACTATTCCATCACGAGCGCCTGTTCGACCTCGCTGCATTGCATCGGCAACGCTGCGGAACAGATCATGCTGGGCAAGCAGGACGTGATGTTTGCCGGTGGCGCGGAAGAACTGGACTGGACCCTGTCGTGCCTGTTTGACGCGATGGGGGCGATGTCGTCCAAGTACAACGACACCCCGGCGCGGGCCAGCCGCGCCTTTGACGCCGACCGCGACGGGTTCGTCATCTCTGGCGGTGGTGGTATCGTGGTGCTGGAAGAGCTTGAGCATGCCCGCGCACGCGGCGCCAAAATCTACGCCGAAGTCACAGGCTATGCCGCCACGTCCGACGGTCATGATATGGTGGCCCCGTCGGGCGAAGGCGGCGAACGGGCGATGCGGGCCGCCCTTGAAACCCTGCCCGAAGGGCGCACCGTCAGCTACATCAACGCGCATGGCACCTCGACCCCGGTGGGGGACGTGGGAGAGATCGAAGCCGTGCGCCGCGTCTTTGGCGAAGGCACAACCCCGCCCGTCAGTTCCACGAAGTCGATGACCGGCCACGCCCAGGGCGCGGCGGGCGCGCTTGAGGCGATCTTCAGCCTGCTGATGCTTGACAACGACTTTATCACGCCGTCCATCAACGTCGAAACGCTTGATCCGGCCCTTGATCCGGCCGAGATCGCGACCCAGATGCGGGCCGATGCCGGTCTTGATTCGGTCATGACCAACTCGTTTGGCTTTGGCGGCACCAATGGATCGATGATCCTTTCCAGATTTCACGGGTAAGAATTGAGTATGACGGGATTGCTTGCAGGAAAACGCGGCCTTGTGATGGGAGTCGCAAATGACCGGTCCATTGCGTGGGGTATTGCCAAGGCATTGCACGAGGCCGGGGCGGACCTGGCGTTCAGCTATCAGGGCGAGGCCTTTGGCAAACGGCTGGAGCCGCTGGCCGCCAGCGTCGGATCCGACTTCATGGTGGATGTCGATGTCACCGACGACGCGTCGCTGGATGCCGCGTTCGAGGCCTTGGAAGCCCGTTGGCCCACGATTGACTTCCTGATCCATGCCATCGCGTTTTCGGACAAGTCCGAACTGACCGGCCGGTTCCTGAACACCAGCCGCGCCAACTTCAAGCATTCGATGGATATTTCGGCCTATTCCTACATCGAAGTCGCCCGCCGCGCGCATCCGATGATGGTGGACAATGGCGGGTCCCTGATCACGCTGACCTATCTGGGATCGAACCGTGTCGTGCCCAATTACAACGTGATGGGCGTGGCCAAGGCCGCGCTCGAATCCGCCACCCGCTATCTGGCGAACGATCTGGGACCGGACGGTATTCGCGTGAATGCCATCTCGCCCGGGCCGATGAAGACGCTGGCCGGGTCGGCCATTGCCGGGGCCCGCAAGACCTACAAGCACACCGACCAGAATGCGCCCTTGCGGTCAAACGCGACGCTTGAGGCCGTGGGGGGTACGGCTGTGTACCTGTGTTCCGATGCGGGCGCCTGCACCACGGGCGAGATCATTCGCGTCGATGGCGGGTTCCACGTTCTGGGGATGCCGCAACCGGATCACCTGTAGCCCTCGTTTCCACCTCGCCGCTGCGCCTGCGTGTCACATCCAGGACAGCTTGCGCCCGAGGTATGCCTCAAGCCGCGCGTTGTACGGCGCAAAAAGATCACGCAATTCGGCTTCTTCCTGAGCGGACACGCCGCCGCGCGCGTGTGCGTTTTCTTGCCGTGTCGAATCAACACGCAGACCGGGCACGCAAAGAAAGTCCGTTACCTGATCCACGACGCTTTGTGGGCTGTCGCAGAGATCCTGGAAATCGAGCACCAGGAATCGATCCTTGGGGAACAGTTTTGTCCATGTCTGTAACTGGTCGATGTAGTGCCCGCGCCGGACGTAACTGAACCATTTTAGTTCCGGGCTATGCACCAAAGCGCGTGTCTTGACCTGCGCATACAGCTTGTCGGTCCGCGATGACTCCAGGCCTATGGCCTCTGCAAACGGGAGAGTCTCGCGACGGGTGCGCAGCATGTGATGGTAATGCGACACACATCGGTCGACCGGATCGCGCAGGATGATCAGGAACTTCGCGTCCGGTAACGTGGCCTGCACGCGGTAGCCTGTATCAGGTTCGAACAGATAGGCCGGTGTGGTTTCAAAACATATCCGGCCTTGCGCTGCATCAAAATGACCAGCGTACCAAGGCAGCCCTTTCAGGAAATGCTGGTTGAAAAAGTGCAGTTCTTTTGGGTGCGGCGCAAACAGATCCGGGTGCGATGCAAGATGCGCGTGCAGGGTGGTTGTGCCGGACTTCATGGCCCCAAGGATCAGAAAAGTGGGCAGCGTCCAGTCAGAGGCAAGGGTGTTGCACCTTTCAATCTCCTGCTCGATCTTTTGCGCGATGCTCATCTGCGCTCCTGCTTGATGAAAGCTTTAACTGCAGATGCGCAACACATCCCAGCTCGACAAAGATGTGGCGCGTTTCGATCCTTTTAGCCATCCATTAACGGAAATGTCCCACACTTTGCCAAAGTATCGCCCGTTTGACCTGATAGGCCAGACACCATGTCAAAGGAACGCCTTGATCCAGAGCGCCACGCGCGCATCCTGAACCGCCGCGCCGCGCGCGCGCGCCGGTCCAAATGGCTGGGACGGCTGTTGTTTTCAATGTCCGGCATGGGCCTGCTTTTGCTGTTGCGGATGAACCCCGGCATTGTCGAAGATGTCGTGGCGCTGGCCCATGACGTGCCGCCACGCACGCAAACAGCCAGCTTTGACGCACCACAAAGCGTGAATGTCCGACAGATGCCCGGCGATGCCGTCCCCGTGCGCCGTGGTGGCACCCTGCCCCAGGCGACCCGCGCGCCGGATGATACGCAGGCGCAGGCCGATGCCGTCGCGCGCACGCTGCGCGCCCTCAATCCGGGCGGGTGACGGGACGGGGGGTGGGGCGTCGTTCCGCGCAAGCCGGAACGCGCGTCAGCCAGCGTCGATGGACACGATCTCGAAATCGAAAACGAGGTCCTTGCCAGCCAGTGGGTGATTGGCGTCCAGCATGACCTCTTCCTCGCCAATCTCAACCACCATCACGGGCATCGGTTGCCCTTGTGGTGTCTGCATCTGCAATTGCAGGCCAACTTCCAGCGGGATGTCCTCGGGGATTGCGTCGCGCGGCACGCCTTGACGCAATGCGGGGTT
This DNA window, taken from uncultured Tateyamaria sp., encodes the following:
- the fabB gene encoding beta-ketoacyl-ACP synthase I, with product MKRVVVTGLGIVSSIGNNADEVLASLKSGTSGIEASAEMAEHGFRSQVAGTIDLDVKELVDKRALRFMGPGAAYAHIAMTQAIADAGLEESDIVNPRTGLVAGSGGPSTSAMLTAHQTVLKTGATKRIGPFAVPKCMSSTISANLATGFRIKGINYSITSACSTSLHCIGNAAEQIMLGKQDVMFAGGAEELDWTLSCLFDAMGAMSSKYNDTPARASRAFDADRDGFVISGGGGIVVLEELEHARARGAKIYAEVTGYAATSDGHDMVAPSGEGGERAMRAALETLPEGRTVSYINAHGTSTPVGDVGEIEAVRRVFGEGTTPPVSSTKSMTGHAQGAAGALEAIFSLLMLDNDFITPSINVETLDPALDPAEIATQMRADAGLDSVMTNSFGFGGTNGSMILSRFHG
- a CDS encoding enoyl-ACP reductase produces the protein MTGLLAGKRGLVMGVANDRSIAWGIAKALHEAGADLAFSYQGEAFGKRLEPLAASVGSDFMVDVDVTDDASLDAAFEALEARWPTIDFLIHAIAFSDKSELTGRFLNTSRANFKHSMDISAYSYIEVARRAHPMMVDNGGSLITLTYLGSNRVVPNYNVMGVAKAALESATRYLANDLGPDGIRVNAISPGPMKTLAGSAIAGARKTYKHTDQNAPLRSNATLEAVGGTAVYLCSDAGACTTGEIIRVDGGFHVLGMPQPDHL
- a CDS encoding sulfotransferase, which translates into the protein MSIAQKIEQEIERCNTLASDWTLPTFLILGAMKSGTTTLHAHLASHPDLFAPHPKELHFFNQHFLKGLPWYAGHFDAAQGRICFETTPAYLFEPDTGYRVQATLPDAKFLIILRDPVDRCVSHYHHMLRTRRETLPFAEAIGLESSRTDKLYAQVKTRALVHSPELKWFSYVRRGHYIDQLQTWTKLFPKDRFLVLDFQDLCDSPQSVVDQVTDFLCVPGLRVDSTRQENAHARGGVSAQEEAELRDLFAPYNARLEAYLGRKLSWM
- a CDS encoding peptidylprolyl isomerase, producing MTAIKDGDTVRIHYTGTLLDGSVFDSSDGRDPLEFVVGSGQIIPGLDAALPGMTQGEKKQVNIACADAYGPLNPALRQGVPRDAIPEDIPLEVGLQLQMQTPQGQPMPVMVVEIGEEEVMLDANHPLAGKDLVFDFEIVSIDAG